In Acidimicrobiales bacterium, the following proteins share a genomic window:
- a CDS encoding phosphatidylglycerol lysyltransferase domain-containing protein, whose amino-acid sequence MAERSRYLALRGLAFAGLAAATLAMPAMALGCLYLLRPVVSGWPGPQVSQALELDAIPHHASVPLVAFVAVFAVGSAGLALVTRAMRLNRLSAALVLLSGVGLWTYLIEAGSVFVVLQVSLAEALRHAASMQSVYLAGALAGLAGALVAREPTGSRRAVTLIVYAVTVGALLDLLAVVVPHGREGGVVGEVATSFVPPVAAALIVPTAVLLLITSRGLSRRNRSAWRIALALLGLSALLHLLHGLDYADASVTGVITIALVARRRDFVSRTDPHARLPALERIAGFVAAAFVFGFLAIVVNRVAADLPVHAGRAAVAALRALVGLAPGGRSFFRGNFGDWLPWAVVGIEAVGVARGVAAWLAPWRHQLGADERAASRAADLVRRYGVDTLAPFALRADKDRFFYEDPAASPDAGTVLVAYRAVRGVAIITGDPVGPPQLVEAALRSFLDGVVRERGWRPTVLGASSRYLDTYRALGLKTLYHGDEAVLDVKTFSLEGPPMRTARQAVHRVERRGYRAEVRYAGDVPPSLWDELREIEAEWLGGRPKTGFVMQLDDLGALGGTDALFVIGRSPDGAVAGFLHLAVCPASRSLSLSSMPRRRTTPNGFNAFLISAAASWGREHDFVALSLNFSPFAGLLASGAEPSGVRRLERRALLAVKRRLELQLDNLAVFNRQFAPHWEPRFVAFERHSDLPRALVAMLAAEGYLPFAARVRGRSWTPVRVPPMAPAPVA is encoded by the coding sequence ATGGCTGAGCGTTCCCGCTACCTCGCGCTGCGCGGCCTCGCCTTCGCCGGCCTCGCCGCGGCGACCCTCGCCATGCCGGCGATGGCGCTCGGCTGCCTCTACCTCCTGCGCCCCGTCGTGAGCGGCTGGCCCGGGCCGCAGGTCTCGCAGGCCCTCGAGCTCGACGCGATCCCGCACCACGCGAGCGTCCCGCTCGTCGCCTTCGTCGCGGTCTTCGCCGTCGGCAGCGCCGGGCTCGCGCTCGTCACGAGGGCGATGCGCCTGAACCGGCTGTCCGCGGCGCTCGTGCTGCTGAGCGGCGTCGGCCTGTGGACGTACCTCATCGAGGCGGGGTCGGTCTTCGTCGTCCTGCAGGTCTCCCTCGCCGAGGCGCTGCGGCATGCCGCCTCGATGCAGTCCGTGTACCTGGCTGGCGCGCTGGCGGGCCTCGCGGGCGCCCTCGTCGCGCGCGAGCCCACCGGGAGCCGGCGCGCCGTGACGCTCATCGTCTACGCCGTGACGGTCGGGGCCCTGCTCGACCTGCTCGCCGTCGTCGTACCGCACGGGCGCGAGGGCGGCGTGGTCGGGGAGGTCGCGACGAGCTTCGTGCCGCCCGTCGCCGCCGCGCTCATCGTCCCGACCGCGGTGCTCCTGCTCATCACGTCGCGCGGCCTCAGCCGGCGGAACCGCAGCGCCTGGCGGATCGCGCTCGCGCTCCTCGGGCTCTCGGCGCTGCTGCACCTCCTGCACGGCCTCGACTACGCGGACGCCTCGGTCACCGGCGTCATCACGATCGCGCTCGTCGCCCGCCGCCGCGACTTCGTCTCGAGGACCGATCCGCACGCACGCCTGCCGGCCCTCGAGCGCATCGCGGGGTTCGTCGCCGCAGCGTTCGTCTTCGGCTTCCTCGCCATCGTCGTCAACCGGGTCGCCGCCGACCTCCCGGTGCACGCCGGCAGGGCGGCCGTGGCCGCGCTGCGTGCCCTCGTCGGCCTCGCCCCGGGCGGGCGGTCGTTCTTCCGAGGGAACTTCGGCGACTGGCTCCCGTGGGCGGTGGTCGGGATCGAGGCCGTCGGCGTCGCCCGCGGCGTCGCGGCGTGGCTCGCGCCCTGGCGCCACCAGCTCGGCGCGGACGAGCGGGCCGCGAGCCGCGCCGCGGACCTCGTGCGCCGCTACGGCGTCGACACGCTCGCGCCCTTCGCGCTGCGCGCCGACAAGGACCGCTTCTTCTACGAGGACCCGGCGGCGAGCCCCGACGCGGGCACCGTCCTCGTCGCGTACCGGGCCGTGCGCGGCGTCGCCATCATCACCGGCGACCCCGTCGGGCCGCCGCAGCTCGTCGAGGCCGCGCTGCGCTCGTTCCTCGACGGCGTCGTGCGCGAGCGGGGGTGGCGGCCCACCGTGCTCGGCGCGTCGTCCCGCTACCTCGACACCTACCGCGCCCTCGGGCTGAAGACGCTCTACCACGGCGACGAGGCCGTCCTCGACGTGAAGACGTTCAGCCTGGAGGGACCGCCGATGCGCACCGCGCGCCAGGCCGTCCACCGCGTCGAGCGCCGGGGCTACCGCGCGGAGGTGCGCTACGCGGGGGACGTCCCTCCCTCGCTGTGGGACGAGCTCCGGGAGATCGAGGCGGAGTGGCTCGGCGGCCGGCCGAAGACGGGGTTCGTCATGCAGCTCGACGACCTCGGCGCGCTCGGCGGCACGGACGCCCTGTTCGTCATCGGGCGCTCCCCCGACGGTGCCGTCGCCGGCTTCCTGCACCTCGCGGTGTGCCCGGCGAGCCGGAGCCTGTCGCTCTCCTCGATGCCGCGGCGCCGGACGACGCCGAACGGCTTCAACGCCTTCCTCATCTCCGCGGCCGCCTCGTGGGGGCGCGAGCACGACTTCGTGGCGCTGTCGCTGAACTTCTCGCCCTTCGCCGGCCTGCTCGCGTCGGGCGCCGAGCCCTCGGGGGTCCGCCGGCTGGAGCGGCGCGCGCTCCTCGCGGTGAAGCGGCGCCTCGAGCTCCAGCTCGACAACCTGGCCGTGTTCAACCGCCAGTTCGCACCGCACTGGGAGCCGCGCTTCGTCGCGTTCGAGCGGCACTCGGACCTGCCACGGGCGCTCGTCGCGATGCTCGCCGCCGAGGGCTACCTGCCGTTCGCGGCGCGGGTGCGGGGCCGCAGCTGGACCCCAGTCCGCGTCCCCCCGATGGCGCCCGCGCCGGTCGCCTAG
- a CDS encoding S53 family peptidase encodes MAESATGHEVPGWRRVALGSRRVGAACARARRVPAGFGAVALALLAGAALPAVARAPGAGRPPSASAAWHRLLEASTDLGPSRARIASVVMALAAGAPGPGPVRRWAASAGLAVRSWPGERFAIVLGSPARLGRALRVRIDDFRARSGERFYASVRAPAIPPALARTVAGLGRISSYGQPVAAYVPAGGLTPTGLRTAYDAGPLLERGIAGAGETVVLFEDSPYSPSDLAAFARRFGLPPFDVQVVNGQGAFAAEMVEADMDLETVHEIAPLAHLVYYNIGVGLRTTYAEFATALTASFADAAQRFPGAIWSISLAACEKVLGAADLAAMEDAVAAAAARGTTAYASSGDQGGADCLQFGEDSVSPGEGVDFPADLPAVTGVGGTTLDVTTRGDYLGEEAWTLPMLSLGTGGGVSTLVPRPAWQPTALGAGPSGREVPDVSAVADVLTGNAIVVHGQPAEGSGTSLAAPVWAGLTALVDEFLVRSGARPLGFANPAFYALGAERALEPPPFHDVVVGGNDFYRATPGYDLATGLGSPDTAVLAQDLLAYERASR; translated from the coding sequence ATGGCCGAGAGCGCCACGGGGCACGAGGTGCCCGGCTGGAGGCGGGTGGCGCTCGGCTCGCGTCGCGTCGGCGCCGCCTGCGCTCGCGCGCGCCGGGTGCCCGCAGGGTTCGGCGCCGTCGCGCTGGCGCTGCTCGCCGGGGCCGCGCTGCCCGCCGTGGCGCGCGCGCCCGGCGCGGGGCGGCCCCCGAGCGCCAGCGCCGCGTGGCACCGGCTGCTCGAGGCCTCGACCGATCTCGGGCCGAGCCGGGCGCGCATCGCCTCCGTCGTCATGGCGCTGGCGGCGGGCGCGCCGGGACCGGGTCCGGTGCGGCGCTGGGCGGCGTCGGCGGGTCTCGCCGTGCGCAGCTGGCCTGGCGAGCGCTTCGCCATCGTCCTCGGCTCGCCCGCACGCCTCGGGCGCGCCCTCCGGGTGCGGATCGACGACTTCCGGGCACGCAGCGGCGAGCGCTTCTACGCGAGCGTGCGAGCGCCGGCGATCCCGCCGGCGCTCGCACGAACCGTCGCAGGACTCGGGCGCATCAGCTCCTACGGTCAGCCCGTCGCCGCCTACGTCCCGGCGGGTGGGCTGACCCCGACGGGCCTGCGCACCGCCTACGACGCCGGCCCGCTCCTCGAGCGCGGGATCGCTGGCGCGGGGGAGACGGTGGTCCTCTTCGAGGACAGCCCCTACTCGCCCAGCGACCTCGCGGCCTTCGCGCGCCGCTTCGGCCTCCCGCCCTTCGACGTCCAGGTCGTGAACGGCCAGGGCGCGTTCGCCGCGGAGATGGTGGAGGCGGACATGGACCTCGAGACGGTCCACGAGATCGCCCCGCTCGCCCACCTCGTCTACTACAACATCGGCGTCGGGCTGCGCACGACGTACGCTGAGTTCGCGACGGCGCTCACGGCGAGCTTCGCGGACGCGGCGCAGCGCTTCCCCGGGGCGATCTGGAGCATCAGCCTCGCCGCCTGCGAGAAGGTGCTCGGCGCCGCCGACCTCGCGGCGATGGAGGACGCCGTCGCCGCCGCGGCGGCGCGAGGGACGACCGCCTACGCCTCGAGCGGCGACCAGGGCGGCGCCGACTGCCTGCAGTTCGGGGAGGACTCCGTGAGCCCCGGCGAGGGTGTCGACTTCCCGGCGGACCTGCCCGCCGTCACCGGCGTCGGTGGCACGACGCTCGACGTGACGACGCGCGGCGACTACCTCGGCGAGGAGGCCTGGACGCTGCCGATGCTCTCGCTCGGGACCGGCGGCGGCGTCTCGACGCTCGTCCCCCGTCCCGCCTGGCAGCCCACCGCTCTAGGGGCCGGTCCCTCGGGCAGGGAGGTCCCGGACGTCTCGGCGGTCGCCGACGTGCTCACCGGCAACGCGATCGTCGTGCACGGCCAGCCGGCAGAAGGCTCGGGGACCTCGCTCGCCGCCCCGGTCTGGGCCGGTCTCACGGCCCTCGTCGACGAGTTCCTCGTCCGGTCGGGCGCTCGCCCGCTCGGCTTCGCGAACCCCGCCTTCTACGCCCTCGGCGCCGAGCGCGCGCTCGAGCCGCCGCCCTTCCACGACGTCGTGGTCGGCGGGAACGACTTCTACCGGGCCACCCCCGGCTACGACCTCGCCACCGGGCTCGGCTCCCCGGACACCGCCGTCCTCGCCCAGGACCTCCTCGCCTACGAGCGAGCCAGCCGATGA
- a CDS encoding ABC transporter ATP-binding protein, which produces MTLEVDAVSVTLGGRVVLAGVTARVRHGGFLGVIGPNGAGKSTLLRAVAGLVPYAGEVRVAGQRRDLASRRRAARLVAYVPQRPVLPPGMTVTDYVLLGRAPHRPYLGGETRRDRLVAAAVLERLGLAGLAGRTLGEVSGGEAQRAVLARALAQEAPVLVLDEPTASLDLGHGQRVLELADELRRERSLSVLCAIHDLTLAAQYADELLVLAGGRAVAAGTADEVLTEANVGRFFAASVEVLPARSGRAVVPARPKDLEVPGPVAAEAGGA; this is translated from the coding sequence GTGACCCTCGAGGTCGACGCCGTGTCGGTGACCCTCGGCGGGCGCGTCGTGCTCGCCGGCGTCACGGCGCGCGTCCGGCACGGCGGCTTCCTCGGGGTGATCGGGCCGAACGGCGCCGGCAAGTCGACGCTGCTGCGCGCCGTCGCCGGCCTCGTCCCCTACGCGGGCGAGGTCCGCGTCGCGGGCCAGCGCCGGGACCTCGCCAGCCGTCGGCGCGCCGCGCGCCTCGTCGCCTACGTCCCCCAGCGCCCCGTGCTCCCGCCCGGGATGACCGTCACCGACTACGTGCTCCTCGGCCGCGCGCCCCACCGCCCCTACCTCGGGGGCGAGACGAGGCGCGATCGCCTCGTGGCGGCCGCCGTGCTCGAGCGGCTCGGCCTCGCCGGCCTCGCCGGGCGCACGCTCGGGGAGGTCTCCGGCGGCGAGGCGCAGCGGGCGGTGCTGGCACGGGCCCTCGCCCAGGAGGCCCCCGTGCTCGTCCTCGACGAGCCGACCGCGTCGCTCGACCTCGGCCACGGCCAGCGCGTCCTCGAGCTCGCCGACGAGCTGCGGCGCGAGCGCTCCCTCAGCGTGCTGTGCGCGATCCACGACCTCACCCTCGCCGCCCAGTACGCCGACGAGCTGCTCGTGCTGGCGGGCGGGCGAGCCGTCGCCGCCGGGACGGCGGACGAGGTGCTCACCGAGGCGAACGTCGGACGCTTCTTCGCCGCGAGCGTCGAGGTGCTGCCGGCGCGCTCGGGGCGCGCAGTCGTGCCGGCGCGGCCGAAGGACCTCGAGGTCCCCGGGCCGGTCGCGGCGGAGGCGGGCGGCGCGTGA
- a CDS encoding DUF4389 domain-containing protein has translation MSLTPTETQGAPTSATPPTRPPLIGPANAHQSRLSILVRLLLALPSVLWLGVCGIAAVVVVPIAWLSALVLGRVPGPLADFLEGYVNLGLRCAAYLSFVTGRFPGFRLAWRDELPRLVLERERLNRLAVLLRAFLGLPAYLLATVVDLGATVFSPIAWLVALVGGRLPRALFQAEAAALRFHARTNAYLLLVTPAYPAGLFGDPVGERPGGVDDESAARPLPGHLSGGARLLLGVFILLGLCYSLLDLVAQSTYSAAPRAELAYSRLSDAFTNWSRAVRPCASSSAAVACVARATAPLQRALVAFEDAIESMTVPPSAAEARAALASSAGVAATEARGIVTAASATVVVRDAYALESTFVRLSQQYASFVRAL, from the coding sequence ATGTCACTGACGCCGACCGAGACGCAGGGGGCACCGACGAGTGCGACGCCGCCGACGAGGCCGCCGCTGATCGGCCCGGCGAACGCCCACCAGAGCCGCCTCTCCATCCTCGTGCGGCTCCTGCTCGCCCTTCCGAGCGTGCTGTGGCTCGGGGTGTGCGGCATCGCTGCCGTCGTCGTCGTCCCGATCGCCTGGTTGTCGGCGCTCGTGCTCGGACGTGTGCCCGGTCCGCTCGCCGACTTCCTCGAGGGCTACGTGAACCTCGGGCTGCGCTGCGCTGCCTACCTCAGCTTCGTGACGGGGCGCTTCCCCGGCTTCCGGCTCGCGTGGCGGGACGAGCTGCCGCGGCTCGTCCTCGAACGCGAGCGCCTCAACCGGCTCGCCGTGCTGCTGCGCGCCTTCCTCGGGCTCCCCGCGTACCTCCTCGCGACGGTGGTGGACCTCGGTGCCACCGTGTTCTCGCCGATCGCCTGGCTCGTCGCACTCGTCGGCGGGCGCCTCCCGCGGGCCCTGTTCCAGGCCGAGGCGGCCGCGCTCCGCTTCCATGCCAGGACCAATGCGTACCTCCTGCTCGTCACCCCCGCCTACCCGGCAGGGCTCTTCGGTGACCCGGTCGGCGAGCGGCCGGGCGGCGTGGACGACGAGAGCGCGGCGCGCCCGCTGCCCGGCCACCTGTCGGGAGGCGCGCGCCTCCTCCTCGGTGTGTTCATCCTCCTCGGATTGTGCTACTCCCTCCTCGACCTCGTCGCGCAGTCCACCTACTCGGCGGCGCCGCGCGCGGAGCTCGCCTACTCGAGGCTCTCGGACGCCTTCACGAACTGGTCCCGTGCGGTCCGGCCCTGCGCGAGCTCGAGCGCCGCCGTCGCCTGCGTCGCCCGCGCCACGGCGCCGCTGCAGCGGGCCCTCGTCGCCTTCGAGGACGCCATCGAGTCGATGACGGTCCCGCCCTCGGCGGCCGAGGCGAGAGCAGCGCTCGCCTCGAGCGCCGGCGTGGCCGCGACCGAGGCCCGCGGGATCGTCACGGCGGCTTCCGCCACAGTCGTCGTGCGCGACGCCTACGCGCTCGAGAGCACCTTCGTCCGTCTGAGCCAGCAGTACGCGAGCTTCGTGCGCGCGCTGTAG
- a CDS encoding cobyric acid synthase — MAASAGALLVCGTASGVGKTSIVTGLCRVLARRGVRVAPFKAQNVALNAAVTAAGHEIARSQALQAAAARVEPEAAMNPVLCKPGADGDCQVVVLGRPLADPLAGDWPRARPRLAGVVEAALADLRSRFDAVLVEGSGGAAEINLLEADLANLPLARAAGIPAILVGDIERGGVFASLYGTVALLPAPLRRTLRGFVVNKLHGAKEVLAPGIAKLERRCRLPALGVLPHLGALGLDAEDSLSLAGEAPAGGAGDRLDVAVIGLPHLANFTDLDPLACEPGVAVRYVRHPSAFGDPDLVVLPGSKATVADLAWLRSVGLDEALARALSRRSTLLGICAGYQMLGVEIHDEVESRAGTVPGLGLLDVVTTFEEEKVTRRVVGRSSSGEPVVGYEIRHGRPVPRPGVPAWLVTDGQPAGEGVADEARGIYATSVHGLFESDELRHRFLAAAAARRGRPLGPSSVRFAALREARIDRLADALEEHLELEAVLALLGEGAGGR, encoded by the coding sequence ATGGCCGCGTCCGCCGGCGCGCTCCTGGTCTGCGGCACCGCGAGCGGCGTCGGCAAGACGAGCATCGTCACGGGGCTGTGCCGCGTCCTCGCCCGGCGGGGCGTGCGCGTCGCCCCGTTCAAGGCGCAGAACGTGGCGCTCAACGCCGCGGTCACCGCTGCGGGCCACGAGATCGCCCGCTCCCAGGCGCTCCAGGCGGCCGCGGCCCGCGTCGAGCCGGAGGCGGCGATGAACCCGGTCCTGTGCAAGCCCGGCGCCGACGGCGACTGCCAGGTGGTCGTGCTCGGGCGGCCGCTTGCGGACCCGCTCGCCGGCGACTGGCCCCGGGCGCGCCCGCGCCTCGCGGGCGTCGTCGAGGCGGCGCTCGCCGACCTGCGCAGCCGCTTCGACGCCGTGCTCGTCGAGGGCTCCGGCGGCGCAGCCGAGATCAACCTGCTCGAGGCGGACCTCGCCAACCTCCCGCTCGCGCGCGCGGCGGGCATCCCGGCGATCCTCGTCGGCGACATCGAGCGCGGCGGCGTCTTCGCCTCGCTCTACGGCACCGTCGCGCTCCTGCCGGCGCCCCTGCGGCGCACGCTGCGCGGCTTCGTGGTGAACAAGCTGCACGGCGCCAAGGAGGTCCTCGCGCCCGGGATCGCTAAGCTCGAGCGGCGCTGCAGGCTCCCCGCCCTCGGGGTCCTCCCGCACCTCGGCGCGCTCGGCCTCGATGCCGAGGACTCCCTCTCGCTCGCAGGCGAGGCGCCCGCCGGCGGCGCGGGCGACCGCCTCGACGTCGCCGTCATCGGGCTGCCCCACCTCGCCAACTTCACCGACCTCGACCCGCTCGCCTGCGAGCCGGGCGTCGCCGTGCGCTACGTGCGCCACCCGAGCGCCTTCGGCGACCCGGATCTCGTCGTCCTGCCGGGCTCGAAGGCGACCGTCGCGGATCTCGCCTGGCTGCGCTCGGTGGGCCTCGACGAGGCGCTCGCGAGGGCCCTCTCCCGGCGCAGCACGCTCCTCGGCATCTGCGCCGGCTACCAGATGCTCGGCGTCGAGATCCACGACGAGGTCGAGTCGAGGGCCGGCACGGTGCCCGGGCTCGGCCTCCTCGACGTCGTGACGACCTTCGAGGAGGAGAAGGTGACGCGCCGGGTCGTCGGCCGCTCGTCGTCGGGCGAGCCGGTCGTCGGCTACGAGATCCGCCACGGCCGCCCCGTCCCGCGCCCGGGCGTGCCGGCCTGGCTCGTGACCGACGGGCAGCCTGCGGGCGAGGGCGTCGCCGACGAGGCGAGGGGCATCTACGCCACGAGCGTGCACGGCCTGTTCGAGTCCGACGAGCTGCGGCACCGCTTCCTCGCCGCCGCGGCGGCACGGCGCGGGAGGCCGCTCGGGCCCTCGAGCGTCCGCTTCGCGGCCCTGCGTGAGGCGCGGATCGACCGCCTCGCCGATGCCCTCGAGGAGCACCTCGAGCTCGAGGCCGTGCTCGCCCTCCTCGGCGAGGGCGCCGGCGGCAGGTGA
- a CDS encoding alpha/beta hydrolase-fold protein, which translates to MHANGTLLGDHAAGAPLAPRLPGRRSRARRAALALAAAALAAFAAVGSFGAFRYVWTFLLYRGEPPPSVPSRVALPGARHRVVSVVPAQVVHISVRSPALGGRAVPVVVVLPPGYASHPAQRYPTFYLLEGYPAFGGPQSFVNVGNIAGLESVLVAEGRMSPTILVMPSGSPSLLVDTEWANGVRRDNGWETFVARDLVRAIQARYRALRSGASRAIGGLSEGGYGALNIAIHHPGEFRVVESWSGYMLADDIPAVFGRNPARRRLNSPAIQVVAAAARLRAARTYIWFYCGTADYDVAQNRSFAALLTRLGIAHRFRIVPGNHNWGLWRSQLPAALLAASSHLAHG; encoded by the coding sequence ATGCACGCGAACGGGACGTTGCTGGGGGACCACGCCGCAGGCGCGCCCCTCGCGCCGCGCCTGCCGGGCCGTCGCTCCCGGGCGCGCCGGGCCGCCCTCGCCCTCGCCGCGGCGGCGCTGGCGGCCTTCGCCGCCGTGGGCAGCTTCGGCGCCTTCCGCTACGTGTGGACGTTCCTCCTCTACCGCGGCGAGCCGCCGCCGTCGGTGCCGAGTCGCGTCGCGCTGCCGGGCGCGAGGCACCGGGTCGTCTCGGTCGTCCCGGCGCAGGTCGTGCACATCTCGGTGCGCAGCCCGGCGCTCGGCGGGCGCGCGGTGCCGGTCGTCGTCGTCCTGCCGCCCGGCTACGCGTCGCACCCGGCGCAGCGCTACCCGACCTTCTACCTCCTCGAGGGCTACCCCGCCTTCGGGGGGCCGCAGTCGTTCGTCAACGTCGGCAACATCGCCGGCCTCGAGTCCGTCCTCGTCGCCGAGGGCCGCATGTCCCCCACGATCCTCGTGATGCCGTCCGGCTCGCCGAGCCTGCTCGTCGACACGGAGTGGGCGAACGGCGTACGCCGGGACAACGGGTGGGAGACCTTCGTCGCCCGGGACCTCGTGCGGGCGATCCAGGCCCGCTACCGCGCCCTGCGGTCCGGGGCGAGCCGGGCGATCGGCGGCCTGTCCGAGGGCGGCTACGGGGCCCTCAACATCGCGATCCACCACCCCGGCGAGTTCCGGGTCGTCGAGAGCTGGTCGGGCTACATGCTCGCCGACGACATCCCGGCGGTCTTCGGCCGGAACCCGGCGCGCCGACGCCTCAACAGCCCGGCCATCCAGGTCGTGGCGGCTGCCGCGCGCCTTCGGGCTGCGAGGACCTACATCTGGTTCTACTGCGGCACCGCCGACTACGACGTCGCCCAGAACCGGTCGTTCGCCGCGCTCTTGACGAGGCTCGGCATCGCGCACCGCTTCCGCATCGTGCCGGGCAACCACAACTGGGGGCTGTGGCGCTCGCAGCTGCCCGCCGCCCTCCTCGCGGCATCCTCCCACCTCGCCCATGGCTGA
- a CDS encoding alpha/beta hydrolase-fold protein: MRAVPPRQVARRARAAVRPRSLAKGALALAAAALLGGMPSAAAAPPRARPRRPGPFAELAGPAVVSVEVPSAALHRLVPTLVYLPPGYPRARARYPTLVLLHGVPGSGHQLFAKLDLANVLTALVRARRMPPTIVVAPSDGPSSGTDTEWEDSPVKPSSRWGTFVADDLARYLQGNLPVCTSRAAHAIGGLSMGAFGAVNLALRHPDEYGAATLWSGYFVANTPAIDGPRNSPEWRDDSPLYYLPTIARRVRESGLRLSFYTGRKDEFYAENVAFARLLGAERIPYRFQVLPGRHSWRLWRAELVPQLTWVGAVEHC; the protein is encoded by the coding sequence GTGCGCGCCGTCCCTCCTCGGCAGGTCGCGCGCCGCGCGCGGGCGGCGGTCCGGCCGCGATCGCTCGCCAAGGGCGCGCTCGCGCTCGCGGCCGCGGCGCTCCTCGGGGGCATGCCCTCGGCCGCCGCGGCGCCCCCCCGGGCGCGACCGCGCCGGCCCGGCCCGTTCGCCGAGCTTGCGGGGCCGGCGGTCGTCTCGGTCGAGGTGCCCTCCGCCGCGTTGCACCGACTCGTCCCCACCCTCGTCTACCTGCCACCGGGCTACCCGAGGGCGCGCGCACGCTACCCGACCCTCGTCCTCCTCCACGGGGTGCCGGGCAGCGGCCACCAGCTGTTCGCCAAGCTCGACCTGGCGAACGTGCTCACCGCGCTCGTGCGGGCCCGCCGGATGCCGCCGACGATCGTCGTGGCCCCGAGCGACGGCCCGTCGTCGGGCACCGACACGGAGTGGGAGGACTCGCCGGTGAAGCCGAGCTCTCGCTGGGGGACGTTCGTGGCCGACGACCTCGCGCGCTACCTCCAGGGCAACCTGCCGGTGTGCACGTCGCGCGCGGCGCACGCGATCGGCGGCCTGTCGATGGGCGCCTTCGGCGCGGTCAACCTGGCGCTGCGCCACCCCGACGAGTACGGCGCGGCGACGCTGTGGTCGGGCTACTTCGTCGCCAACACGCCTGCCATCGACGGTCCTCGCAACTCGCCGGAGTGGCGCGACGACTCGCCGCTCTACTACCTGCCGACGATCGCGAGACGGGTGCGCGAGTCGGGGCTGCGCCTCTCCTTCTACACGGGCAGGAAGGACGAGTTCTACGCCGAGAACGTGGCGTTCGCGCGCCTGCTCGGCGCCGAGCGCATCCCCTACCGCTTCCAGGTCCTGCCGGGGCGCCACTCCTGGCGGCTCTGGCGCGCCGAGCTCGTCCCCCAGCTCACCTGGGTCGGCGCCGTCGAGCACTGCTGA
- the cobO gene encoding cob(I)yrinic acid a,c-diamide adenosyltransferase, translating into MRSTPPTTPPPRARRRAASLVLVNTGDGKGKSTAALGTALRALARGWRVCVVQFVKSGRFRTGEERLLRELGATWHTTGDGFTWVVDDLARSAELARAAWATAREAIASGAFDLVLLDEVTYPCNWGWIDEEEVLAAIASRPPGVNVIVTGRDASEALVAIADTVTEMVKVKHAFDAGIAARRGIDF; encoded by the coding sequence GTGAGGTCGACCCCGCCCACGACGCCGCCCCCGCGCGCCCGCCGGCGAGCGGCTTCCCTCGTGCTCGTGAACACCGGGGACGGCAAGGGCAAGTCGACCGCTGCCCTCGGCACCGCGCTGCGCGCCCTCGCCCGGGGCTGGCGCGTGTGCGTCGTCCAGTTCGTGAAGTCCGGCCGCTTCCGCACCGGGGAGGAGCGGCTGCTGCGCGAGCTCGGGGCCACGTGGCACACCACCGGCGACGGCTTCACCTGGGTCGTCGACGACCTCGCGCGCTCGGCCGAGCTCGCCCGGGCGGCCTGGGCCACGGCACGCGAGGCGATCGCGTCGGGCGCGTTCGACCTCGTGCTCCTCGACGAGGTGACCTACCCGTGCAACTGGGGCTGGATCGACGAGGAGGAGGTGCTGGCGGCGATCGCGAGCCGCCCGCCCGGCGTCAACGTCATCGTCACCGGGCGCGACGCGAGCGAGGCGCTCGTCGCGATCGCCGACACGGTCACCGAGATGGTGAAGGTGAAGCACGCCTTCGACGCGGGGATCGCGGCGCGCCGGGGCATCGACTTCTGA